A part of Myxococcus landrumus genomic DNA contains:
- a CDS encoding sensor histidine kinase, giving the protein MRLARKFTLALVLLAVAVIAGLQVIQVRRELERSALDMQHDHRLLGHALAGTISKAWELAGEREALNLLHQSNNFQEQVHLRWVWLDGGPGTPSLVGFPPRLLATLRQGKDGSMVDPEPAPGLLHSYTPVFIGLGLGRRFGAIEITESLGEERQHVFVTVVGTIVATGTITFAFFIVAMAMGRRLVGEPVDQLVQLAHRFGQGDLTARVRLPPKRRGDELTTLANALNRMGEQLEETHSRLSAETTARLAAVEHLRHADRLTTVGKLASGVAHELGTPLNVVLGRSKMISSGEAEGEEVAECARIITQQTQHMTGIIRQLLDFARRRAPHRAPEEVRDLVARSLSLLKPMASKKSIALVEDVPPDVMLEADGGQVQQVLTNLVMNALQAMNKPGTVSVRATLIRATPPQDVGGPEDSYVRVDVEDEGPGIAPDILGHVFEPFFTTKDVGEGTGLGLSVSYGLVRDHGGWIAVRSELGRGSCFSIYLPSGGDTCQAAS; this is encoded by the coding sequence GTGAGACTCGCCCGCAAGTTCACTCTCGCCCTCGTCCTGCTCGCCGTGGCCGTCATCGCCGGGCTGCAGGTCATCCAGGTTCGCCGTGAGCTGGAGCGCTCGGCGCTGGACATGCAGCACGACCACCGGTTGCTCGGCCACGCGCTCGCGGGGACCATCAGCAAGGCCTGGGAGCTGGCCGGTGAGCGTGAAGCGCTGAACCTCCTGCACCAGTCCAACAACTTCCAGGAGCAGGTCCACCTGCGCTGGGTCTGGTTGGATGGGGGCCCCGGCACCCCGTCGCTCGTCGGCTTTCCACCGCGCCTGTTGGCCACGCTGCGCCAGGGCAAGGACGGCTCCATGGTGGACCCGGAGCCGGCGCCCGGCCTGCTGCACTCGTACACGCCGGTCTTCATCGGCCTGGGCCTGGGCCGGCGCTTCGGCGCCATCGAAATCACCGAGTCCCTGGGCGAGGAGCGCCAGCACGTCTTCGTCACGGTGGTGGGCACCATCGTCGCCACGGGCACCATCACCTTCGCGTTCTTCATCGTGGCCATGGCCATGGGCCGGCGGCTCGTCGGCGAGCCCGTGGACCAACTGGTTCAGCTCGCGCACCGCTTCGGACAGGGAGACCTGACGGCCCGCGTGCGGCTGCCACCCAAGCGTCGAGGTGACGAGCTCACCACGCTGGCCAACGCACTGAACCGCATGGGTGAGCAACTCGAGGAGACTCACTCCCGACTGTCGGCGGAGACCACGGCGCGACTGGCCGCGGTGGAGCACTTGCGGCACGCGGACCGGCTCACCACGGTGGGCAAGCTGGCCTCGGGTGTGGCGCACGAGCTGGGAACGCCGCTCAACGTCGTGCTGGGGCGCTCGAAGATGATCTCCTCGGGGGAGGCGGAGGGCGAGGAGGTCGCCGAGTGCGCGCGCATCATCACCCAGCAGACCCAGCACATGACGGGCATCATCCGGCAGTTGCTCGACTTCGCTCGGCGGCGCGCTCCGCACCGGGCGCCGGAGGAGGTGCGGGACCTGGTGGCGCGCTCGCTGAGCCTGCTCAAGCCCATGGCCTCGAAGAAGAGCATCGCGCTGGTGGAAGACGTGCCGCCAGATGTCATGCTGGAGGCGGATGGAGGACAGGTGCAGCAGGTGCTGACGAACCTGGTGATGAACGCCTTGCAGGCCATGAACAAGCCGGGGACGGTGAGCGTGCGCGCGACCCTCATCCGGGCCACTCCGCCCCAGGACGTGGGCGGGCCCGAGGACAGCTACGTGCGCGTGGACGTGGAGGACGAGGGCCCTGGCATCGCCCCGGACATCCTGGGCCACGTGTTCGAGCCGTTCTTCACCACGAAGGACGTGGGCGAGGGGACGGGGCTGGGGTTGTCCGTGTCCTACGGTCTGGTGAGAGACCATGGCGGCTGGATTGCCGTGCGCAGCGAGCTGGGACGCGGTAGCTGTTTCTCCATCTACCTGCCGAGCGGAGGGGACACATGCCAGGCCGCGTCCTGA
- a CDS encoding sigma-54-dependent transcriptional regulator, translating to MPGRVLMVEDEREMRAMLEKGLTRRGYAPVALGSADEALARLATEDFDVVLTDLRMPGMDGLALCERIVLNRPDIPVIVVTAFGSLETAVAAIRAGAYDFVTKPIDVDALVLVLERAVQHRALRDEVRRLRQELGRRQDGGAVVGESPAMQQAYALIDRVADLDSTVLITGESGTGKEVAARAVHTRGRRSEGPFVALNCAAMPEALLESELFGHAKGAFTDAKAARTGLFVQAHGGTLFLDEVGELPLTLQPKLLRALQERVVRPVGGDTEIPFDARIVAATNRDLELAVEEGRFREDLYYRLNVIGVELPPLRARGNDVLLLSQRFIEQFAARNNKRVMGLSPAAAQRLLAYGWPGNVRELQNCMERAVALTSFEQLTVDDLPERIRNYSQPKGAAENPDPSELVTLEELERKYIHRVLETVGGSRTLAARILGVDRKTLYRKLERDDEAKKP from the coding sequence ATGCCAGGCCGCGTCCTGATGGTCGAGGACGAGCGCGAGATGCGCGCCATGTTGGAGAAGGGACTGACGCGCCGGGGCTATGCGCCCGTGGCGCTCGGGTCGGCGGACGAGGCGCTCGCGCGGCTGGCCACCGAGGACTTCGATGTGGTCCTGACGGACCTGCGCATGCCCGGGATGGATGGGCTGGCGCTGTGTGAGCGCATCGTGCTCAACCGGCCGGACATCCCGGTCATCGTGGTGACGGCCTTCGGGAGCCTGGAGACGGCGGTGGCCGCCATCCGCGCGGGGGCGTACGACTTCGTCACCAAGCCCATCGACGTGGATGCGCTGGTGCTGGTGCTGGAGCGGGCGGTGCAACACCGGGCGCTGCGGGACGAGGTGCGCCGGCTGCGGCAGGAGCTGGGACGCAGGCAGGACGGCGGCGCGGTGGTGGGCGAGAGCCCCGCGATGCAGCAGGCGTATGCGCTCATCGACCGCGTGGCGGACCTGGACTCCACGGTGCTGATTACGGGCGAGAGCGGGACGGGGAAGGAGGTGGCCGCGCGCGCGGTGCACACGCGAGGGAGGCGGTCGGAGGGCCCCTTCGTGGCGCTCAACTGCGCGGCGATGCCGGAGGCGCTGCTGGAGAGTGAGCTGTTCGGGCACGCGAAGGGAGCGTTCACGGACGCGAAGGCGGCGCGCACGGGGCTCTTCGTGCAGGCGCATGGAGGAACGCTGTTTCTGGACGAGGTGGGCGAGCTGCCGCTCACGCTCCAGCCGAAGCTGTTGCGGGCGTTGCAGGAGCGGGTGGTGCGCCCGGTGGGTGGGGACACCGAGATTCCGTTCGATGCGCGCATCGTCGCGGCGACGAATCGGGACCTGGAGCTGGCGGTGGAGGAAGGCCGGTTCCGTGAGGATTTGTATTACCGGCTGAATGTGATTGGGGTGGAGCTGCCGCCGCTGCGGGCGCGTGGGAATGATGTGTTGTTGTTGTCGCAGCGGTTCATCGAGCAGTTCGCCGCGAGGAACAACAAGCGGGTGATGGGGCTGTCTCCCGCGGCGGCGCAGCGGCTGCTCGCGTATGGGTGGCCAGGGAATGTGCGGGAGCTGCAGAACTGCATGGAGCGCGCGGTGGCGCTCACGTCGTTCGAGCAGCTCACGGTGGATGACCTGCCCGAGCGCATCCGGAACTACAGCCAGCCCAAGGGGGCGGCGGAGAACCCGGACCCCTCCGAGCTGGTGACGCTGGAGGAGCTGGAGCGCAAGTACATCCACCGGGTGCTGGAGACGGTGGGAGGTAGCCGCACGCTGGCGGCGCGGATTCTCGGGGTGGACCGCAAGACGCTGTACCGCAAGCTGGAGCGGGACGACGAGGCGAAGAAGCCCTGA
- a CDS encoding glutaminyl-peptide cyclotransferase, producing the protein MNPTAWLSALGVLVMGMSNGCGGAPAHRRVTENVLSRKVARIVKEYPHSTEAFTQGLVFHQGRLFESTGHQGTLREISLESATPLWMERLGDIFAEGLATDGERLYQLTWTEGQLFTWSGLPPTRLRTTRYAGEGWGLCYWQGKLIRSDGSSTLTLHAPDTFEPLGTLEVTLNGQPQDQLNELECANGVIYANVWHSSYVLEIDPTTGHVTGLIDASALVRAVGPQLNRPDAVLNGIAVEPGTGRMLMTGKLWPKLFEVRLDPVD; encoded by the coding sequence ATGAATCCAACAGCATGGCTGTCGGCGCTGGGTGTTCTGGTCATGGGGATGAGCAACGGCTGTGGTGGTGCGCCCGCGCACCGGCGTGTGACCGAGAACGTCCTCTCGCGGAAGGTGGCGCGCATCGTGAAGGAGTATCCGCACTCCACCGAGGCCTTCACCCAGGGCCTCGTTTTCCACCAGGGCCGCCTGTTCGAGAGCACCGGCCATCAAGGCACCCTGCGCGAAATCTCCCTCGAATCCGCCACCCCGCTGTGGATGGAGCGCCTGGGCGATATCTTCGCGGAAGGGCTCGCCACCGACGGTGAGCGCCTCTACCAGCTCACCTGGACCGAAGGGCAGCTCTTCACCTGGAGCGGCCTGCCCCCCACGCGTCTGCGCACCACGCGCTACGCCGGCGAAGGCTGGGGCCTCTGCTACTGGCAGGGAAAGCTCATCCGCAGCGACGGCTCCTCCACGCTGACCCTCCACGCCCCGGACACCTTCGAGCCCCTGGGCACCCTCGAGGTCACCCTCAACGGCCAACCCCAGGACCAGCTCAACGAGCTCGAGTGCGCCAACGGCGTCATCTACGCCAACGTCTGGCACTCCTCCTACGTCCTCGAAATCGACCCCACCACCGGCCACGTCACGGGCCTCATCGACGCCTCCGCCCTCGTGCGCGCCGTGGGCCCCCAGCTCAACCGCCCCGATGCCGTCCTCAACGGCATCGCCGTGGAGCCCGGCACCGGGCGCATGCTGATGACCGGCAAGCTCTGGCCCAAGCTCTTCGAAGTTCGCCTGGACCCCGTGGACTGA
- a CDS encoding DUF11 domain-containing protein translates to MNSAAWLSALSVLAMMGNGCSGRTSPRRSAERRQSGLTTEGLYQLARSLDSDKDGLSDIEDNCAVVANANQLDSDGNGRGDACEVPPGGMDLRVTAEANPKTVFVGESVVYSAHLAHVGAQTATRVIFQGTLPEGSTYVSSRASQGTCQLFEDADSLAQTFACNVGTLVAGSTVSIFLTVTANKAGWLLQPLEVLVMQPDVNSSDNTTSVAVDVSR, encoded by the coding sequence ATGAATTCAGCAGCATGGCTGTCGGCGCTAAGTGTTCTCGCGATGATGGGCAACGGCTGTTCTGGCCGAACCTCGCCCCGGCGCTCGGCGGAGCGCCGGCAATCAGGGTTGACCACGGAAGGGCTCTATCAATTGGCCCGTTCGCTGGACAGTGACAAAGATGGTCTGAGTGACATCGAAGACAACTGTGCCGTGGTCGCCAATGCGAACCAGTTGGATTCGGATGGAAATGGGAGGGGCGATGCTTGCGAGGTTCCCCCGGGTGGGATGGACCTGCGGGTGACGGCCGAGGCGAATCCGAAGACGGTCTTCGTGGGTGAGAGCGTGGTCTATTCAGCGCACCTCGCCCATGTGGGAGCCCAGACCGCGACCCGGGTGATATTCCAAGGGACCCTTCCGGAGGGCTCGACGTATGTGTCGAGCCGTGCTTCTCAAGGTACCTGCCAGCTCTTCGAGGATGCGGACAGTCTGGCCCAGACGTTCGCGTGCAACGTGGGGACTCTCGTGGCGGGGAGCACGGTGAGCATCTTCCTCACCGTTACGGCCAACAAGGCGGGGTGGCTCCTCCAGCCGCTGGAGGTCTTGGTCATGCAGCCAGACGTCAATTCTTCCGACAACACGACCTCAGTGGCGGTGGACGTCAGCCGTTGA
- a CDS encoding TIGR02270 family protein: protein MTISKSAGGPEVPRSIERIIEQHATDAAFLWAQRQGVLNAPHYRLHDLAAFDDRLQANLDGLRIADDCGWEFCTERLSDEQEAGEVFAAAVLALEQGSPKRLEVPVSLVGDEPRLATGLTSALGWVPRATAHIAAQELLGSVLPVWRQVAIATYAIHRLDPGRALADALEDKDPAVRARALRAVGELGRHDLVPELEAGLHEKSDLCRFWAAASAVLLGDQRNALEVLESFSTLPGPLQPRALQLSLRAGDTGRARKVVERLRDDSSQLRTAVQAAGICGDSTVLPWLLEQLENPHCSRVVAEAFSLVTGLDLESEGLTAHGSPTGPSDEDDMEQEVLELDPDEHLPTPDPEKLRRWYRTHKDGFVKGSRSFLGVSPSIDGCANVWHSGTQRQRIAASLYLRLLDCTTTLNEWRAPAWRQQFGPESG, encoded by the coding sequence GTGACAATCTCGAAGTCAGCCGGTGGTCCTGAAGTGCCTCGTTCAATTGAGCGCATCATTGAGCAGCACGCGACGGATGCGGCCTTCCTGTGGGCGCAGCGCCAGGGGGTACTCAATGCTCCGCACTACCGGCTGCACGACCTGGCTGCTTTCGATGACCGGCTCCAAGCAAACCTGGACGGCTTGCGGATAGCGGACGACTGTGGGTGGGAGTTCTGCACGGAGCGCTTGTCCGATGAACAGGAAGCAGGTGAGGTCTTCGCCGCAGCGGTGCTGGCGCTTGAGCAGGGCAGCCCGAAGCGGCTGGAGGTGCCGGTCTCTCTCGTAGGAGATGAGCCAAGGCTCGCGACGGGGCTGACCTCGGCCCTGGGGTGGGTTCCGCGCGCTACGGCGCATATTGCCGCTCAGGAGCTTCTTGGGTCGGTGCTCCCAGTGTGGCGCCAGGTGGCAATCGCTACCTATGCCATTCACCGGCTTGATCCGGGGCGAGCGCTCGCAGATGCACTGGAAGACAAGGACCCCGCTGTTCGAGCACGGGCGCTACGCGCGGTGGGCGAGCTTGGGCGGCACGACCTGGTGCCAGAACTTGAAGCAGGCCTTCATGAGAAGAGCGACCTGTGCCGGTTCTGGGCAGCGGCGTCAGCCGTGTTGTTGGGGGACCAGAGGAACGCGCTCGAGGTTCTCGAATCCTTCTCGACTCTTCCGGGTCCCCTGCAGCCGCGTGCGCTTCAACTGTCGCTCCGTGCTGGCGACACCGGCCGCGCGCGCAAAGTGGTCGAGAGATTGCGCGACGATTCGTCCCAACTCAGGACGGCGGTTCAGGCGGCGGGTATCTGCGGAGATTCCACGGTGCTTCCGTGGCTGCTTGAACAGCTAGAGAATCCCCACTGCAGTCGAGTCGTCGCAGAAGCTTTTTCCCTTGTCACAGGATTGGACCTCGAGTCCGAGGGACTAACGGCTCATGGCTCTCCGACAGGGCCGAGTGATGAGGATGACATGGAGCAGGAGGTGCTTGAGCTCGATCCTGACGAACACCTCCCAACGCCTGATCCTGAGAAGTTGCGTCGTTGGTACCGTACGCACAAAGACGGATTCGTGAAGGGCTCGCGCTCTTTTTTGGGAGTGTCCCCATCCATTGATGGGTGTGCAAATGTCTGGCACTCAGGCACCCAGCGGCAAAGAATAGCCGCATCCCTCTATCTGCGCCTGCTCGATTGCACTACAACTCTCAATGAATGGCGTGCGCCAGCATGGCGTCAGCAGTTTGGACCGGAATCCGGCTGA
- a CDS encoding DUF4150 domain-containing protein, with product MTKTFVNGKSVVHAGDGLQFIAMAPDVCKTPSPGGPVPIPYPNLALSSDLAKGAKSVVVEGNAVALESSNLKVSTGDEGGTAGGGVASNKIKGKLTWLLYSTTVKFEGKGVVRFLDDGLHNGNAGNTPGKNMGYPGHDDATGKILCNNCQKPLDSPGHPQLKPSKESTREAEKMKGRVSSAVVVKCKKGSSVFKGIAGDNYARLSPNTFADKAKNFKHKTPIGPKGPADRNPAGNCAEQKALFEAFEKGALPPAAGCEVSLSVLLDRSGGKQLMPSCETCKRVLTSMLCENEPKK from the coding sequence GTGACGAAAACCTTCGTGAATGGAAAGAGTGTCGTACATGCGGGCGACGGTCTTCAATTCATCGCGATGGCGCCGGATGTGTGCAAGACGCCATCACCAGGAGGGCCTGTCCCGATTCCCTATCCCAACCTGGCCTTGTCGAGCGATCTGGCCAAAGGGGCCAAGAGCGTCGTGGTGGAGGGGAATGCTGTCGCGCTCGAGAGTTCGAATCTGAAGGTGAGCACAGGCGATGAAGGAGGAACCGCGGGCGGCGGTGTTGCATCAAACAAAATCAAAGGAAAGCTCACCTGGCTGCTCTATAGCACGACCGTGAAGTTCGAGGGTAAGGGCGTCGTCCGCTTCCTCGATGACGGCTTGCACAACGGAAATGCTGGAAACACCCCCGGTAAGAACATGGGGTATCCGGGGCACGACGACGCGACGGGCAAGATTCTTTGTAACAACTGCCAAAAGCCTCTCGATAGCCCAGGACATCCGCAACTGAAGCCATCGAAAGAGTCGACGCGTGAAGCCGAGAAGATGAAGGGGCGCGTGTCCTCTGCCGTGGTCGTGAAGTGCAAGAAGGGCTCTTCGGTATTCAAAGGAATCGCTGGGGATAACTATGCTCGGTTGAGTCCGAACACGTTCGCTGACAAGGCAAAGAACTTCAAGCACAAGACTCCCATTGGTCCTAAGGGCCCTGCGGACAGGAATCCAGCCGGAAACTGTGCCGAGCAGAAGGCGCTTTTTGAAGCATTCGAGAAAGGTGCGCTTCCACCGGCTGCGGGGTGTGAGGTGAGTCTGTCCGTCCTTCTTGATAGGTCGGGCGGTAAGCAGCTCATGCCCTCATGCGAGACGTGCAAACGTGTCCTGACTTCCATGCTGTGCGAGAATGAGCCCAAGAAATAG
- a CDS encoding beta-ketoacyl synthase N-terminal-like domain-containing protein codes for MTPLSHAEGPEVAISAMGVCTPIGLTARASHAALRARLDSFLLTRFVGGDGEPIRASVLTELDEDMPRFERMLAMCEWAFQDTALPASLGAGNRVSLALALPEADSALAFDADAFVSRWDALVRTRLPEVPAPATVFKQGRSAFFCALEKAMSSLATGVCDAMLIGAVDSLCSPEVLMHLDAEGRLLRPAREGTVPGEGAAFVLLERQAPRRGRQAPVSFGRLLRVSTGLESCHFLQDAPNTAQALTEAFRQLRRKWAQRADIFYTCETGESFWAAELSMAYLRNIPLMPEPFVRTMAAEAFGDLGAAAGGVMLGMGVHALARLRRPTDSPPPLFLLCGSGDRGHVGACLVQGVQ; via the coding sequence ATGACGCCACTGAGTCACGCAGAAGGACCTGAAGTGGCGATCTCCGCGATGGGGGTGTGCACACCGATTGGACTCACGGCGCGGGCGTCGCATGCCGCTCTTCGCGCGCGGCTGGACTCCTTCCTGCTGACGCGGTTCGTTGGAGGGGATGGGGAACCCATTCGGGCATCGGTGCTCACGGAGCTCGATGAGGACATGCCGCGATTCGAACGAATGCTCGCGATGTGCGAGTGGGCTTTCCAAGACACCGCGCTGCCTGCATCTCTTGGCGCAGGAAACCGGGTGTCATTGGCACTTGCGCTTCCCGAAGCGGACAGCGCGCTCGCCTTTGATGCGGATGCCTTTGTGTCGCGCTGGGATGCGCTGGTCAGGACCCGCCTGCCTGAGGTCCCGGCGCCTGCGACCGTCTTCAAGCAGGGGCGCAGCGCGTTCTTCTGCGCGCTTGAAAAGGCGATGTCATCGCTCGCAACGGGTGTGTGCGATGCCATGCTCATCGGCGCGGTCGATTCGCTGTGTTCTCCTGAAGTGCTCATGCACCTCGACGCCGAGGGCCGGTTGCTCCGGCCAGCCAGGGAGGGGACGGTTCCCGGGGAAGGAGCTGCGTTCGTGCTGCTGGAGCGCCAGGCGCCGCGCCGGGGGAGGCAGGCGCCTGTTTCTTTCGGAAGACTCCTTCGGGTTTCCACCGGGCTTGAGTCGTGTCATTTTCTCCAGGACGCGCCCAACACGGCGCAGGCCCTGACAGAAGCATTTCGGCAACTGCGACGGAAGTGGGCGCAAAGGGCCGACATCTTCTATACGTGCGAAACCGGCGAATCATTCTGGGCTGCGGAGCTGTCCATGGCGTACCTCCGCAACATTCCTCTCATGCCGGAACCGTTCGTCCGGACGATGGCGGCAGAGGCATTTGGCGACCTGGGGGCCGCTGCGGGAGGAGTCATGCTTGGAATGGGCGTGCATGCACTTGCGCGCTTGCGCCGCCCGACTGATTCGCCTCCTCCTCTTTTCTTGCTCTGTGGCTCAGGGGATCGAGGTCACGTAGGCGCCTGTCTCGTGCAGGGCGTGCAGTGA